AAGAATCCGGGAAGGACATCATGATATCGGGCTGGTGAATCTGTATTATGATTTTGCAAGATATCTATTGATCAGTTCCAGCAGAGAGGGTAGCCTTCCGGCAAATTTGCAGGGAATCTGGAATGAAGAATTTGAACCCATGTGGGGAAGCAAATATACTATAAACATCAATATTCAGATGAATTACTGGATGGCGGAAAAAACAGGATTGCAGGCATTACACCTTCCGCTTCTGGAGCATTTGAAGCGTATGCATCCAAGGGGAAAAGAGGTGGCGGCATCCATGTATCATGTAGAGGGATTTTGCTGTCATCACAATACTGACATATGGGGGGATTGTGCACCACAGGATTATCATACCAGCTCTACGATATGGCCGATGGGCGGAGCCTGGCTGTGTCTGCATATATATGAACATTATCAGTATACAAAAGATAAGGGATTTTTGGAGGAATATTTTCCGATTTTAAAAGACAGTGTACAGTTTTTTATGAATTATATGGTTCAGAATTCAGATGGAAAGTGGGTGACAGGACCATCTAGTTCTCCGGAAAATATTTACATCACGGCTAAGAATCAGTATGGATGTCTTTGTATGGGACCAACCATGGATATTGAAATTGTAAGAGAATTATTCAGTAATTATCTGAAAACGGTAGAGATTTTGGAAAAAGAGGAACCATTAACAGGGCTGGTAAAAGACCGGATAGAAAATCTGCCGAAATTAAAAGTTGGAAAATATGGTCAGATTCAGGAGTGGGATCAGGATTACGAAGAATTGGAAGTGGGACACCGTCATATTTCACAGTTGTTTGCTTTGTATCCTGCACAGCAGATCCGGAAAGACCAGACTCCGAAGCTGGCACAAGCAGCAGAAAAAACATTGGATCGACGTCTGGAAAATGGCGGAGGTCATACAGGATGGAGTAAAGCGTGGATTATCCTGTTTTTTGCAAGACTGTGGAAGAAGGAAAAAGCATATCAAAATCTTCAAGAATTATTGGCAGAGGCAACTTTAGACAATCTTTTGGATAACCATCCACCGTTTCAGATTGATGGAAATTTTGGAGGAGCCTGTGGGATATTGGAAATGATCGTACAGGACTACCAGGATGTTGTTTATCTTTTACCTGCTTTGCCGCAGGAGATGCCGGATGGAAATGTTAGTGGAATCCGAACAAAAAGTGGCTTTATTCTAAACATGGAGTGGAGCGGATGCCGTGTAAAAAGCGTAGAAGTAGAATCTGTTCATGGAACGCAGATTACAATTGTAAATGAAACATTAGAATCAAGAAAAATCAGATGTGAAAAAGGCGAAAAGAAAGTGATTGTATTCGAATGAAAAGAGAGGGATCGAGATGAAATATGAAAAAATGGTCAGAGAGATTGTAGAGGCAATCGGTGGGAAAGAAAATATTCTCAATGTATATCATTGTGCAACAAGGCTTCGGTTTCAGTTGAAGCAGGAGGACACAATTCAAGACGAAACAGTAAAAAACATAGAAGGTGTGCTTTCCGTCGTAAAAGGCGGGGGTCAGTATCAGATTGTGATTGGACGTCATGTGGGTGATGTATATCAGGAATTACTATCTGTGTATGATATGCAGAAAGAAGAAAGCGGATTAAAAGATGCAAAAGAATTTAAAGAGGAAATGAAAGATAAGAAAATCTCAAGCCGGTTTATCGATACGATTTCAGGAGTCTTTACTCCGATTTTAAATCTGTTGATCGCAACTGGAATTATTAAATGTTTCCTGGCACTTATGACTGCGACCGGTTTGATGGATGCAACGGCAGGAACCTATCAGATCCTTTCCATTGCAGGGGATTGCTTTTTCTACTTTATGCCCGTCTTTTTAGGATATACGGCAATGAAAAAATTCGGTGGGACTCCGTTTGTTGGAATGGCTATCGGTGCAGCTCTTGTGTACCCGTCTATTGCGGTCATTATGGGAGGTGAGCCACTGTATACCCTTTTTGCAGGAACGATTTTTGAGTCACCGGTATATGTTACATTTTTGGGGATTCCAGTGATTCTGATGAATTATGCAAGCTCTGTGATTCCGGTTGTATTAGTCTGCTTTTTTGCGGCAAAGCTGGAACGATTTTTGGATCGTTGTATTCCACAGTTGGTGAAGGCATTTGTCGTACCAATGCTTACAATTTTGGGCGGTGTTGTTCTGGGACTTCTGGTATTGGGACCGATTGCAACATTCGCAAGTAATTTGTTGGGAGCTCTGATGGGATTTCTCTTTGAAATTAACTCTACAATCTGTGGATTTCTTTATGGAGCATTGATTCAGGTATGTGTGATGTTTGGGGTGCACTGGGGATTTGTTGCACTGAACGTCAATAATATGGCAACTCTCGGATATGACGCGATTACGATCGCAGGACTTGCTTCTGCGTTTGCACAGGCAGGGGTGGTTCTGATGATCATGCTCAAAACAAAAAATAAAAAATTAAAAGGAGTATGTGGCCCTGCGATTATTTCGGCAATGTTTGGAATTACAGAGCCTGCAATTTATGGGGTAACTTTGCAGTTTAAGCGTCCGTTTATCCTTGCTTGTCTGGCTTCCGGTATTGGGGGTGCGATTATCGGATTTGGAGGAGTAAAACAGTACTCAGCAGGAACCAATGGAATTTTTGGATGGTTACAAGTCATCAACCCACAGACAGGATTTGATTCCACAGTAGTTGCAGCAATTATTGCATGTATAGCAAGTTTTGTATCAGCAGTAGTACTTATGAAAATATTTGATAAAAAACTGGGAATCGATCATATTTAGCGTTTCTTTCAGGCATGGAAAGAGTCGGTGCAGATATATCTGGCATCGACTTTTTCTATGTATAAAAGAAAATCTCCGCCGAAATTTCTACTTTCACAATACAGTGCTTTGTTGTATACTAGGCGTAGGAATTTCTGTGTTTTTGACAGGAGTCATAGGTGGGAGGATACAAAAGTGTATAAAGTGTTATTGGTCGATGATGAAATCCTCGTCCGTGAAGCAATCAGCGCGAAGATAGAATGGGGACATCTTGGGTTTGAACTGGTAGGTGATTGCGAAAATGGAAAAGCAGCGATTGAATTTTTAAAGGAAAATCCTGTGGATGTGGTGTTGACGGATATTTGTATGCCATATCTGGACGGAATGGGGCTTAGTAAATATATTTATGAAAATATGCCGCAGACAAGAATCATTATTTTCAGCGGTTACAGTGATTTTGAATATGCAAAGCAGGCAATTCAGTATAAAGTCGCAGAGTACTTGCTGAAGCCTGTGACGGCAAAGGAGCTGACAGAGGTACTGACCAGGATCAGGGAAAAACTGGACA
This window of the Mediterraneibacter gnavus ATCC 29149 genome carries:
- a CDS encoding PTS transporter subunit EIIC; its protein translation is MKYEKMVREIVEAIGGKENILNVYHCATRLRFQLKQEDTIQDETVKNIEGVLSVVKGGGQYQIVIGRHVGDVYQELLSVYDMQKEESGLKDAKEFKEEMKDKKISSRFIDTISGVFTPILNLLIATGIIKCFLALMTATGLMDATAGTYQILSIAGDCFFYFMPVFLGYTAMKKFGGTPFVGMAIGAALVYPSIAVIMGGEPLYTLFAGTIFESPVYVTFLGIPVILMNYASSVIPVVLVCFFAAKLERFLDRCIPQLVKAFVVPMLTILGGVVLGLLVLGPIATFASNLLGALMGFLFEINSTICGFLYGALIQVCVMFGVHWGFVALNVNNMATLGYDAITIAGLASAFAQAGVVLMIMLKTKNKKLKGVCGPAIISAMFGITEPAIYGVTLQFKRPFILACLASGIGGAIIGFGGVKQYSAGTNGIFGWLQVINPQTGFDSTVVAAIIACIASFVSAVVLMKIFDKKLGIDHI
- a CDS encoding glycosyl hydrolase family 95 catalytic domain-containing protein, with the translated sequence MGNIYFRKEAEEWNQAFPIGNGFLGAMVFGNVAKERIQVNEDSVWSGGFSNRVNPDAGRYLEKIRECLFEGNVQEAEKLAEQSMYATSPNMRVYQPLGDIWIRFMDQEAERKLARDESGLPYLKESAAEVEAYQRILNLEQAVGKIEYCVGRTKWNREFFASNPAKVAMYSICAESGEDINLEISATRKDNRSGRGVSFCDRILAEENQYIWLEGSSGGREGIGFAMGVRVCSCGGRQYQMGSRIIVEKARKVLICFTGRTTFRSAEPKQWCREHLASLSLDTYAERKREHIQDYQTYFNASRLTFRQEMNLDNLTTPERLKRIREGHHDIGLVNLYYDFARYLLISSSREGSLPANLQGIWNEEFEPMWGSKYTININIQMNYWMAEKTGLQALHLPLLEHLKRMHPRGKEVAASMYHVEGFCCHHNTDIWGDCAPQDYHTSSTIWPMGGAWLCLHIYEHYQYTKDKGFLEEYFPILKDSVQFFMNYMVQNSDGKWVTGPSSSPENIYITAKNQYGCLCMGPTMDIEIVRELFSNYLKTVEILEKEEPLTGLVKDRIENLPKLKVGKYGQIQEWDQDYEELEVGHRHISQLFALYPAQQIRKDQTPKLAQAAEKTLDRRLENGGGHTGWSKAWIILFFARLWKKEKAYQNLQELLAEATLDNLLDNHPPFQIDGNFGGACGILEMIVQDYQDVVYLLPALPQEMPDGNVSGIRTKSGFILNMEWSGCRVKSVEVESVHGTQITIVNETLESRKIRCEKGEKKVIVFE